Proteins found in one Enterococcus sp. 9D6_DIV0238 genomic segment:
- a CDS encoding helix-turn-helix domain-containing protein, protein MKTEELLDKKEAREIQILKKVILAGGRMEDTELLNHLGVSKASFESDLKELGYYLNPYSKDCRLFYDGQWVSVEMSDRFSVSKVVDDYIRASIKFQLIDHLFHYREFTMAQLTTKFMISESSLFRKIKELNQLLTEFGLKIRNGQLKGEELQIRYFYFQVYWFLTPYEQHRERTLTQQNIRIIEALEKALSLSFEEYGKLKISLWLTISKKRLAVQSKTFKEVRNKSQNLEQDPFFKTIRSFVLRFFSRYPLEIDEEESMLHFIFLTSMSVLTETDFIQYSLVRGRRTPSSLADTFVLEHVILYYRPQKFYPELEKKIFYYFSQIHSRLYFFKGELELFDKENIWQKEQQLSSHRLGEFAHVLLDKSLSYLGERYEPGNSLHEWSLVKYLSVLSIIDFEIIGEVRVGIDLKMDLLYKEAMTQVLVLSLKNLNGLTIEPYDPKYTYDLLITNVMNPPVYRSVGEIYILSELGSTYDIEQIRKKIRGYHGNKKKEG, encoded by the coding sequence AAAAGTGATCTTAGCCGGCGGTCGTATGGAAGACACTGAGCTGTTGAATCATTTAGGTGTATCAAAGGCATCTTTTGAAAGTGATTTAAAAGAATTAGGTTATTATTTAAATCCATATAGTAAAGACTGTCGCTTATTTTATGATGGACAATGGGTTTCTGTAGAAATGTCCGATCGATTTTCAGTCAGTAAAGTCGTTGATGATTATATACGGGCATCGATCAAGTTTCAGCTGATCGACCATCTGTTTCATTATCGAGAGTTTACGATGGCTCAGTTGACAACAAAATTTATGATCAGTGAATCTTCCTTATTTCGAAAAATCAAAGAGTTGAACCAGCTGCTGACTGAATTCGGTCTGAAAATCCGAAATGGACAGCTAAAAGGTGAAGAACTGCAGATTCGATATTTTTATTTTCAAGTTTATTGGTTTTTGACACCATACGAACAGCACAGGGAGCGCACCTTGACACAGCAGAATATCCGCATTATCGAAGCACTGGAAAAAGCACTGTCGCTCTCCTTTGAGGAATATGGAAAACTGAAGATCAGTCTGTGGTTGACGATCAGTAAAAAAAGATTGGCAGTTCAGTCTAAAACATTTAAAGAAGTCCGAAATAAAAGCCAAAACCTTGAGCAAGATCCTTTTTTTAAAACGATTCGTTCGTTCGTATTGCGTTTTTTTAGTCGTTATCCGCTTGAGATCGATGAAGAAGAAAGTATGCTGCATTTTATTTTCTTAACAAGTATGTCTGTTTTAACTGAAACTGATTTTATCCAGTATAGCTTGGTACGCGGACGGCGCACACCGTCTTCACTAGCGGACACATTTGTTTTGGAACATGTGATTCTATACTATCGTCCACAAAAATTTTATCCTGAATTGGAAAAAAAGATCTTTTATTACTTCTCACAGATTCATAGCAGGCTTTATTTTTTTAAAGGAGAATTAGAGCTATTCGACAAGGAGAATATTTGGCAAAAAGAGCAACAATTATCCAGTCATCGTTTAGGTGAATTTGCCCATGTTCTTTTGGATAAAAGTCTTAGTTACTTGGGTGAACGTTATGAGCCTGGAAATAGTTTGCACGAATGGTCGTTGGTGAAATATTTAAGTGTGCTTTCGATCATTGATTTTGAAATCATTGGAGAAGTCCGTGTAGGCATCGATTTAAAAATGGATTTGCTATACAAAGAAGCAATGACTCAAGTATTGGTTTTAAGCTTGAAAAATTTGAACGGCTTAACGATCGAACCGTATGATCCGAAGTATACTTATGATCTTTTGATCACTAATGTAATGAACCCGCCAGTTTACCGATCTGTTGGAGAGATTTATATATTATCCGAACTTGGATCAACGTATGACATCGAGCAAATTCGTAAGAAAATCCGAGGGTATCATGGAAATAAGAAAAAAGAAGGCTGA